In Apium graveolens cultivar Ventura chromosome 10, ASM990537v1, whole genome shotgun sequence, the following are encoded in one genomic region:
- the LOC141690588 gene encoding uncharacterized protein LOC141690588 has protein sequence MNFAAWNVRGINKAPHQKELQSFISVNNVHFMGILETKVKSDKASIISKKIKKEWKWLFNYTHHYNGRVWVGWNPDIWDISLHSMTSQVITCNAVFLEKNLTLLVSFVYAHNDAVDRAPLWNYCFNLSSTSSPWCLLGDFNCVTNLSEISGGREYFTPDMQVFQDCLANCGLGRVRTVGDIFTWSNKRLLTHVFKCLDRMVANGAWFNLFTEGNVFIKPRSIMDHNALLFIEPMQLHRFGKPFQFFNFMVEVPGFYEVVAKAWSKPCTGNSYARFACKLKELKVLLRQFNKDHGNVSSNVSNARANLEEFQLNMNNTTDASLLSVENKLIKDLNLALAEEESLFLQKSRVKWMGLGDGNNSFFHQQCKAHWNRNKILVLQDELGTMVHGQQHCADVAVRYFQQLLGPQITHSTIDLEAVDCTVISEAQASILSASVNDELIYNTLKKMKKNKSPGPDGVNAEFFLATWGITGKDFCDSIKSFFDTGFLPSGVNSTLISLIPKVSSPSIMADFRPISLCTVMY, from the coding sequence ATGAATTTTGCAGCATGGAATGTTAGGGGCATCAACAAAGCCCCTCACCAAAAAGAGTTGCAATCTTTTATTTCTGTAAATAATGTGCACTTCATGGGAATTTTAGAAACCAAAGTTAAGAGTGATAAAGCTTCAATAATTTCGAAGAAAATTAAAAAAGAGTGGAAGTGGTTATTTAACTATACCCACCATTACAATGGTCGAGTTTGGGTTGGATGGAACCCTGATATTTGGGATATCTCATTGCATTCCATGACTAGCCAAGTTATTACCTGCAATGCAGTTTTTTTAGAGAAAAATCTGACTTTGTTAGTCTCCTTTGTTTATGCTCATAATGATGCTGTTGATAGAGCCCCTCTGTGGAATTACTGCTTTAATCTGAGCTCTACTTCCTCTCCTTGGTGCCTCCTTGGGGACTTTAATTGTGTAACTAATCTTAGTGAAATCTCAGGGGGTCGGGAATATTTCACTCCGGACATGCAAGTTTTTCAAGATTGTCTTGCTAATTGTGGTTTGGGCAGGGTCCGCACTGTGGGGGACATTTTTACATGGTCTAATAAACGTCTTCTTACTCATGTTTTTAAATGTTTGGATAGGATGGTAGCGAATGGAGCCTGGTTTAATCTTTTTACTGAAGGGAATGTTTTTATAAAGCCTCGCAGCATAATGGATCACAATGCTCTTCTTTTTATTGAACCTATGCAGCTTCACAGATTCGGGAAACCATTTCAATTTTTTAACTTCATGGTTGAAGTACCAGGTTTTTATGAAGTGGTTGCTAAAGCCTGGTCAAAGCCTTGTACAGGAAACTCTTATGCTAGATTTGCTTGTAAACTCAAGGAGTTGAAGGTCCTTCTGCGTCAATTTAACAAGGACCATGGTAATGTTTCTTCTAATGTCTCAAATGCTCGAGCAAACCTTGAAGAATTTCAGCTCAACATGAATAACACTACGGATGCTTCTCTTCTTTCTGTGGAAAACAAATTaatcaaagatttaaatctagcTTTGGCAGAGGAGGAATCTTTGTTTTTGCAAAAGTCGAGGGTCAAATGGATGGGACTCGGTGATGGTAATAACTCTTTCTTCCACCAACAATGTAAAGCTCATTGGaatagaaataaaattttggtGCTTCAGGATGAGTTGGGAACTATGGTGCATGGTCAACAACATTGTGCTGATGTAGCTGTTCGATATTTTCAGCAGTTGCTTGGTCCCCAAATTACTCACTCAACTATTGATTTAGAAGCTGTAGATTGTACAGTCATTTCAGAAGCTCAGGCATCCATTCTTAGTGCATCTGTTAATGATGAATTAATCTACAACACtttaaagaaaatgaagaaaaacAAATCTCCTGGCCCTGATGGCGTTAACGCAGAATTTTTTCTGGCAACTTGGGGCATTACTGGAAAGGATTTCTGTGATTCTATCAAGTCTTTTTTCGACACAGGATTTCTTCCTTCAGGAGTGAATTCTACCCTCATCTCTCTTATCCCTAAAGTGAGCTCCCCTTCTATTATGGCTGACTTTCGTCCCATATCTCTCTGCACAGTCATGTATTAG